One genomic window of Mogibacterium diversum includes the following:
- a CDS encoding TIGR04197 family type VII secretion effector, whose protein sequence is MADIQIVKGEVANTAASLSAGSTLVMVDALQRDEESTLTAVASAQTLYEDFSKVVNKLKEQIADDSAKLFKTDSLFAQWDSKTAKKFAGRHNRKAVK, encoded by the coding sequence ATGGCTGATATACAAATTGTAAAAGGTGAAGTGGCGAACACCGCGGCTAGTTTAAGTGCGGGATCCACGCTGGTAATGGTAGATGCGCTTCAGAGAGATGAAGAGTCGACACTAACTGCAGTTGCAAGTGCTCAGACATTGTATGAAGATTTTTCTAAAGTGGTAAACAAGCTTAAGGAGCAGATTGCTGACGATTCTGCAAAGCTATTTAAAACCGACTCGCTGTTTGCACAATGGGATTCAAAGACAGCAAAAAAGTTTGCAGGAAGACATAATCGCAAGGCTGTAAAGTAG
- a CDS encoding YhbY family RNA-binding protein produces the protein MLTGKQRSYLKGLAQKIEPTVYIGKADLTENIVRSIDENLTANELVKCQIQEGSLLDPTEVCSELAETLHAEFVAAIGRRFVLYRRARNPKNVKIELPKAPHK, from the coding sequence ATGCTCACAGGCAAGCAAAGAAGTTATCTAAAGGGGCTCGCGCAGAAGATCGAGCCGACTGTATATATTGGCAAGGCTGACCTCACGGAGAACATCGTACGCTCTATCGACGAAAATCTTACGGCGAATGAACTTGTAAAATGTCAGATTCAGGAAGGCTCACTTCTCGACCCTACCGAGGTGTGCAGCGAACTTGCGGAGACTCTTCACGCTGAGTTCGTCGCAGCAATTGGGCGCCGCTTCGTGCTATATAGAAGGGCGAGAAATCCTAAGAATGTAAAAATCGAGCTGCCGAAGGCACCTCACAAGTAG